CAAGGCCGAATAGCCCGGAAGGCACACGATGGCACGCAACAGTCCCGCAAGCTCGTTCATCGGTCGCGGCCCATCCGCGAGCAGTTGCCGGATAGCCGCCGCGTGCGCCCTCGGCGTCATTGCAGCCTGCGCCCACGCCACCGTGCAGGCGCAACCGCAGGACTATCCCTCGCGGCCGGTGCGCAGCGTCGTGCCGTTCGCGGCCGGCGGGCTGAACGACACGCTGTCGCGACTGTTCGCGCAGGCGTTGTCCGAACGCCTGAAGGCGACCTTCGTGATCGACAACCGCCCCGGTGCGGGCGGCACCACCGGTACTGCCATCGTCGCCCAGGCGGTCGCCGACGGCTATACCCTGTTGTTCAGTTCGTCGACGACCATCGCGGTCAGCCCGCACCTGTTCACCAAGCTGGCCTATGACCCGGTACGCGATTTCGCGCCGATCACCAGCCTGGCCACGGTCGAGAGCGTGCTGCTGGTCAACCCGGCGACCCCCGCGAAGACGGTGAAGGAAGTGGTCGCGCTCGCCCGCGCGCAGCCAGGTCAGATTCGCTACGGGTCGGTCGGCATCGGCTCCTCGCAGCATATTGCCGGCGCGCTGTTCGGCACGCTCGCCAGGGTCGAACTGCTGCATGTGCCCTACAAGGCTGCGGGCCAGGTGCTGGCAGACCTCCTCAATGGCTCGATCGCCCTCGACTTCGAACCGATGCCGACCGCCCTGCCACACATCCGGGCGGGCCGCCTGCGCCCGGTGGCGGTCACCTCGACGAAGCGTTCGCAGGTGCTGCCCGAGGTGCCGACGATCGCCGAGTCGCTTCCAGGATACGAGATGAGCCTGTGGACCGGCCTGCTCGCCCCGCGCGGCACGCCTCGCCCGATCGTCGATCGGCTCAACGGCGCAATCGCCGAAGTACTGACCTCGGCCGACATGAAAGAACGCCTGCTCGGACTGGGCGCCGCGCCGCTGGGTGACACGCCGGAACGCTTCGCAGCCTTCATACGGCGCGAAGTCGAACGGATGGGCGAGGTCGTCAAGGCCTCCGGCGCCACCGCGCAGTAGATCACCGACCCCATCCGACTCAGGAACCGCAACCCGATGCCCAGCCGCAAGACCTCCGCCGCGCCTGTTCCCGCCAAGGCGCCGCGTTCGCCCGCTGCCCGTGCCGTCAGCCCAGCGATCTCGCCGCTGACGGCACGCCTGTCCGGCTACATTGCCGCCGCCCGGCGCACGGCACTGCCGCCGGTCGTCGCCGAAAAGACGAAGCACCACCTGCTCGATACGCTGGCGGCGATGATCAGTGGCTCGCGCCTGGCGCCTGGCGAAATCGCGGTGTCCTACGTGCGCTCGCTCGGCGGTACACGCGAAGCCTGTGTACCCGGCACTGCGCTGGTCACTACCGCCTTCAATGCGGCACTGGCCGGCGGCATGCTCGCGCATGCGGACGAGACCGACGACTCCCACCAGCCGTCGTTCCATCATCCCGGCTGCTCCGTCGTGCCGGCAGCGCTGGCGATGGCCGAACGTGAAGGACGTGGCGGTCGCCAGCTGCTGCGCGCGATCGCGCTCGGCTACGACATCGGCGCGCGCGCGAACTTCGCGCTCGGCGCCATCCGGTTCCATCTCGCCGGACATTCGACCCACAGCTTCGGCGCCCACTTCGGCGCAGCCGCTGCCGCCAGTGCGATGGCCGGGCTGGACGCGACGCAGGTGCGCCATGCGTTGTCGTACGCGGCACAGCAGGCCTCCGGCATCTCCACCTGGATGCGCGACCCGGACCACATCGAGAAGGCCTTCGACTTCGGCGGCATGCCGTCCAGCCGGGGCCTGGCCGCCGCATCGATGGCCGCTCACGGCTTCACCGGCGTGCCGGATGTGTTCGCCGGCGAGCGCAACTTCTTCGTCGCGTTCTCCTCGCCGCATGTGCAGCCCGACCTGCTGGTGCATGAACTCGGCTCGACCTTCGAGATCATGAATTCGAACATCAAGAAGTGGTCGGTCGGTTCGCCGATCCAGGCCGCGCTCGATTCGACCGAGACGCTGGTGAAGGAACACGGCCTGAAGGCCGCAGACGTCGCGCGCGTAGTGGTGGAGATACAGGACCACGAAGCGGCGGTCGTGAACGACCGCGACATGCCCGACATCTGCCTGCAGCACCTGGTGGCGCTCGTGCTGCTCGACGGCACCGTCACCTTTGCATCCTCGCACGATACCGCGCGCATGAAGGACCGGCAGGTAATGGCCGTGCGCAGGCGCATCGAACTGAAACCGTCGCCAGAACTGACCGCTGCCGGCGGGCGCCAGGCCATCGTCACGCTGCACCTGGCTGGCGGCCGCACGCTGCAACACCACACCGAAGTGGTCAAGGGCACCTGGCAGAACCCGATGTCGCGCACGGAAGTCGAGGCGAAATGCCTGGACCTGCTGCAACCGATCCTCGGCCGCCGCCGCACCCGCAGCCTGATCGACCACGTCTGGAACATCGAAAAGATCGACGACGTGCGCGCGCTGCGTCCGCTGCTGCGCGCATGAACGAAAGAACGCAACCGGAGCATACCCGATGACGACCCGATACCCGACCACTGCCACCGCTGAAGCGGCCGCCTTCATCGAAGCGCTGACCCCGGCAATGATCCCGCGCGAAGCCGCCCGCATCGGGCGCCGCTGCGTGCTCGACGGCCTTTCGGTGATGATTGCCGGGCTGGCGGAAGAGACCTACGTGCTGCTGGCCGACGACGCACTGGAACAGGGCGGCCGCAAGGATGCCCTGCTGTTCGGGCGGGGCCGCACCAAGGTGCCAGCCCCGATCGCCGCGCGCGTGCTCGGTGGCGCAGGCCATGCGCACGACTGGGACGACACCCAGGTGTCGAACGACCCGCGCCACCAGTACGGCCTGCTCACGCATCCGACGGTACCGCCGCTCGCCGCAGCGCTGGCGGTGTCGCAGTTGCGGATCAGCCAGGGGCACAAGGTCAGCGGCGCCGAACTCTTCACTGCATTCATGGCCGGCTTCGAGGTCGAGAGCAAGCTGTCCGAATGGCTGCTGCCCTTCGTCTACAAGGAGCGCTCGTTCCATTCGAGCGGGGTCGTCGGCCTGTTCGGGGCGGCGGCGGCGAGCGCGAAGCTGCTCGGCCTGACCGGCGACAAGCTGCGCATCGCACTGTCGATCTGTGCCAGCATGGCCGCCGGCTGCCGCGTCAATTTCGGCACCATGAGCAAGCCGCTGCAGGTCGCACGCGCGGCAGAGAACGGCGTGACCGCCGCATTGCTCGCGCAGCGTGGCTTCACCGCCGACCTCAACGGTCTCGATGGCGAATGGGGTTTCTTCCGCGTCTATGGCGATGGCTGCTTCCCCGAGAAGCTCGCGCAGGGGTTCGGCGGCGAGAAGAAGCAGCAGTGGTCGATCGTCAGCCCCGGCGTCTCGGTCAAGCCCTACCCGTCGGGAATCCTCACCCACCAGACGATGGACGGCATGCTGGAACTGCTGCGCGGCGAGTCGATCCGTCCGGAGATGATCGAGCGCATCGACATCCATGCCGGCAGCAACGTGCTGAACCCGATCCGCTTCGCGGTCGCGAAGACCCACCTGCAGGCGAAGTTCTCGATGGCCGGCCTGCTGACGATGATCATCCTGCGCCACCGTGCCGGCCGACAGGAGTTCACCAACGAGTTCATCGGATCGCCGGCGGCACAGGAGATGCAGGGACGCATCCACACCCATGTCGATCCGCAGATCGAATCGCAGGGCATGGAGATCATCCGCTCCCGCATCGAACTCACGACGAAGGACGGACGCCGCTTCGTGCACTGGGCACCGGAGGCCTACCGCGGCGGGCCGCTCAATCCGCTGTCCGAGGACGACCTGGCGGCCAAGCTCGCCGCCTGCGCGGACGGTCTCCTCGACCGCGAGCGCCAGGACAAGCTGCTGCGCGCAGCCAGGCGCGTCGACAAGCTCGCCAATGCAGCGATGATCGCGAAGCTGATGCAGCCATGAGGTGCTTGCCTGCCGTTCGCGCCGTGGCCGCTGCCGTCCTGGCCGCAGCGGGTTCGGCGGTGCTCGCCCAGGCCTGGCCGGCCAAGCCGATCCGGATGATCATCCCGTTCCCGCCCGGCGGCGCGACCGACCTGA
Above is a genomic segment from Rhodocyclaceae bacterium containing:
- a CDS encoding tripartite tricarboxylate transporter substrate binding protein — protein: MARNSPASSFIGRGPSASSCRIAAACALGVIAACAHATVQAQPQDYPSRPVRSVVPFAAGGLNDTLSRLFAQALSERLKATFVIDNRPGAGGTTGTAIVAQAVADGYTLLFSSSTTIAVSPHLFTKLAYDPVRDFAPITSLATVESVLLVNPATPAKTVKEVVALARAQPGQIRYGSVGIGSSQHIAGALFGTLARVELLHVPYKAAGQVLADLLNGSIALDFEPMPTALPHIRAGRLRPVAVTSTKRSQVLPEVPTIAESLPGYEMSLWTGLLAPRGTPRPIVDRLNGAIAEVLTSADMKERLLGLGAAPLGDTPERFAAFIRREVERMGEVVKASGATAQ
- a CDS encoding MmgE/PrpD family protein, which gives rise to MPSRKTSAAPVPAKAPRSPAARAVSPAISPLTARLSGYIAAARRTALPPVVAEKTKHHLLDTLAAMISGSRLAPGEIAVSYVRSLGGTREACVPGTALVTTAFNAALAGGMLAHADETDDSHQPSFHHPGCSVVPAALAMAEREGRGGRQLLRAIALGYDIGARANFALGAIRFHLAGHSTHSFGAHFGAAAAASAMAGLDATQVRHALSYAAQQASGISTWMRDPDHIEKAFDFGGMPSSRGLAAASMAAHGFTGVPDVFAGERNFFVAFSSPHVQPDLLVHELGSTFEIMNSNIKKWSVGSPIQAALDSTETLVKEHGLKAADVARVVVEIQDHEAAVVNDRDMPDICLQHLVALVLLDGTVTFASSHDTARMKDRQVMAVRRRIELKPSPELTAAGGRQAIVTLHLAGGRTLQHHTEVVKGTWQNPMSRTEVEAKCLDLLQPILGRRRTRSLIDHVWNIEKIDDVRALRPLLRA
- a CDS encoding MmgE/PrpD family protein, translating into MTTRYPTTATAEAAAFIEALTPAMIPREAARIGRRCVLDGLSVMIAGLAEETYVLLADDALEQGGRKDALLFGRGRTKVPAPIAARVLGGAGHAHDWDDTQVSNDPRHQYGLLTHPTVPPLAAALAVSQLRISQGHKVSGAELFTAFMAGFEVESKLSEWLLPFVYKERSFHSSGVVGLFGAAAASAKLLGLTGDKLRIALSICASMAAGCRVNFGTMSKPLQVARAAENGVTAALLAQRGFTADLNGLDGEWGFFRVYGDGCFPEKLAQGFGGEKKQQWSIVSPGVSVKPYPSGILTHQTMDGMLELLRGESIRPEMIERIDIHAGSNVLNPIRFAVAKTHLQAKFSMAGLLTMIILRHRAGRQEFTNEFIGSPAAQEMQGRIHTHVDPQIESQGMEIIRSRIELTTKDGRRFVHWAPEAYRGGPLNPLSEDDLAAKLAACADGLLDRERQDKLLRAARRVDKLANAAMIAKLMQP